A single Anopheles maculipalpis chromosome 3RL, idAnoMacuDA_375_x, whole genome shotgun sequence DNA region contains:
- the LOC126562958 gene encoding uracil phosphoribosyltransferase homolog, with the protein MCSANENNGTTSPSVLSENPRDYGNNMKILDPNDQIKELQTIIRDKNTTRSDFKFYADRLIRLVIEESLNQLPYSDCSVITPTGAIYDGLRYRSGNCGVSIIRSGEAMEQGLRDCCRSIRIGKILVESDAETHVAKVVYARFPDDIARRQVLLMYPIMATGNTVIQAVSVLKDHGVKESSIILSNLFCTPIAARMVVTAFPDLKILTSELHPVAPNHFGQKYFGTD; encoded by the exons atgtgcagcGCCAACGAAAACAATGGTACCACGTCGCCATCGGTTCTGTCGGAAAATCCGCGCGACTACGGCAATAACATGAAGATATTGGATCCCAACGACCAAATCAAGGAACTGCAGACGATCATCCGCGACAA AAACACCACGCGGAGCGACTTCAAATTTTATGCCGACCGGCTGATCAGGCTGGTGATCGAGGAAAGCCTTAACCAGCTGCCGTACTCCGACTGTTCCGTTATCACACCGACCGGTGCAATCTACGATGGGTTGCGATATCGATCCGGAAATTGTGGCGTTTCCATTATCAGATCCGGCGAAGCGATGGAGCAG GGATTGCGAGATTGCTGCCGATCGATACGCATCGGTAAAATTTTGGTAGAATCCGATGCCGAAACGCACGTCGCCAAGGTGGTGTACGCACGATTTCCAGACGACATTGCCCGGAGGCAGGTTTTGCTAATGTACCCAATAATGGCCACCGGCAATACAGTCATACAG GCGGTCAGCGTGTTGAAGGATCACGGTGTCAAGGAAAGTTCGATCATTTTGTCCAATCTGTTCTGCACACCGATAGCGGCCCGGATGGTTGTGACCGCCTTTCCCGACCTTAAGATACTAACCTCCGAGCTGCATCCGGTCGCACCGAACCATTTCGGCCAGAAATACTTCGGCACGGACTGA
- the LOC126561865 gene encoding pescadillo homolog, whose amino-acid sequence MVKRNHKFKSGEGAMYYTRRAAMRKLQLKIQDFRQLCILKGVYPREPKNRARAQHGSKELRILYHKKDITFLLHEPIVWTLRDRKIFNRRIKHAAAKQNMSLRDIRLHNYPQLKLDHIVKERYPTFIDAIKELDDCMTLLFMFSTFPATKIITRELTRMSRRLTVEFMHYIIAAQALRKVFISIKGYYFQAEIKGQTVTWIVPHYFPYAPHRGEMVDLSIMKSFGDFFIVMAGFINFRLYHSVNLVYPPQFSQALDSEETMSSEQKFVSERIAALNVDLLRSDGGGSGETEEPELLEWTGNDEDLPHVNEIRQEAQSVNKLKTLFKGLKFFLNREVPREPLVFIIRCFGGKVSWDKTMFAGATFDESDETITHQIVDRPCLEKQYISRDYIQPQWLFDSVNQRRLLPTNKYFIGAVLPPHLSPFTNSRAQYVPPEELALRNGAQEDEEANEKFEPAEVNDEQERISDDEELLDPEEEQLKQEYALLKAYNDERTDQLNSGKEENTSAPDKNGKQENQPAVEDDQQEQKSVKPKGMNVRPGKVYKENAEEQQKLTKHEEALRARMVKSKHRKLYSLMMESRKKSEKEAKFLAEKRARIEKKKKAEQVEKQKKQRKEILA is encoded by the exons ATGGTGAAACGAAACCACAAG TTCAAATCTGGCGAAGGTGCCATGTACTACACGCGCCGTGCCGCCATGCGAAAGTTGCAGCTTAAAATCCAAGATTTCCGCCAGCTTTGCATTCTCAAGGGTGTCTATCCGCGTGAACCGAAAAACCGCGCCCGGGCGCAACACGGTTCGAAGGAGCTAAGAATTCTGTACCACAAGAAGGACATTACCTTCCTGCTGCACGAACCGATCGTGTGGACGTTGCGCGATCGAAAAATCTTCAACCGTCGTATCAAACATGCGGCGGCAAAACAGAACATGAGTCTGCGGGACATACGTCTGCATAATTATCCGCAGCTAAAGTTGGATCACATCGTAAAGGAACGCTATCCGACGTTTATCGATGCGATCAAGGAACTGGACGATTGTATGACACTGCTGTTCATGTTTAGCACGTTTCCGGCAACGAAAATTATTACCCGCGAGCTGACACGCATGAGCCGCCGGCTGACGGTGGAGTTTATGCACTACATCATTGCGGCACAGGCCTTGCGGAAGGTTTTCATCTCGATCAAGGGTTATTATTTTCAGGCCGAAATTAAGGGCCAAACGGTGACGTGGATTGTCCCGCACTACTTCCCGTACGCACCGCACCGTGGCGAGATGGTCGATCTGAGCATTATGAAATCGTTTGGTGACTTTTTCATCGTGATGGCTGGATTCATCAACTTCCGTTTGTACCATTCGGTAAATCTGGTGTATCCGCCACAGTTTTCCCAGGCGCTTGATTCGGAGGAAACGATGAGCAGTGAGCAAAAATTCGTGTCCGAACGTATTGCGGCACTGAACGTGGATTTGTTACGCtcggatggtggtggtagtggtgagACGGAGGAACCCGAGTTGCTCGAATGGACGGGTAACGATGAGGATCTGCCGCACGTAAACGAGATCCGACAGGAAGCGCAAAGTGTGAACAAACTGAAGACACTGTTTAAGGGGCTTAAATTTTTCCTGAACCGGGAGGTACCTCGTGAACCGTTGGTGTTTATTATTCGCTGCTTTGGTGGTAAGGTTTCGTGGGACAAAACTATGTTTGCGGGCGCAACGTTCGACGAGAGTGATGAAACGATAACGCACCAGATTGTCGATCGGCCCTGCTTGGAAAAGCAGTACATTTCGCGCGATTACATCCAACCGCAGTGGCTGTTCGATAGTGTCAATCAGCGACGATTGCTTCCCACGAACAAATACTTTATCGGTGCAGTACTGCCACCGCATCTTTCACCGTTCACTAACAGCAGAGCACAGTACGTGCCACCAGAAGAGCTGGCCCTGCGCAATGGCGCCCAAGAGGATGAAGAAGCGAACGAAAAGTTTGAACCAGCGGAAGTGAACGATGAACAGGAACGAATTTCGGACGATGAGGAATTGCTGGATCCGGAAGAGGAACAGCTAAAGCAGGAATATGCGCTACTGAAAGCATACAATGACGAACGAACGGATCAGCTAAACAGCGGTAAGGAGGAAAACACATCCGCGCCGgacaaaaatggcaaacaagaGAATCAACCTGCAGTAGAAGATGACCAGCAAGAACAGAAATCGGTAAAACCAAAAGGTatgaacgtacgaccgggtaAAGTGTACAAGGAAAATGCGGAAGAACAGCAGAAACTTACCAAGCACGAGGAAGCACTGCGTGCCCGTATGGTAAAATCGAAACATCGCAAGCTTTACTCGCTGATGATGGAGTCCAGGAAAAAGTCCGAAAAGGAAGCCAAATTCTTGGCGGAAAAGCGAGCCCGcattgagaagaaaaagaaagcggAACAGGtcgagaagcagaagaaacagCGGAAGGAAATTTTGGCCTAG
- the LOC126562382 gene encoding 1-acyl-sn-glycerol-3-phosphate acyltransferase gamma-like: MAGFLSMLKQSTLVHLCFAISFFTSGLIINTVQCVLYLGLKPFNKHLYRTIGYYLCYSFYSQLVFLADWWSDTKLNVYISDEDMKYCGSEHVLLLMNHTYEIDWLLGWMFCEKVRVLGNCKAYAKKVIQYIPTIGWAWKFAEFVFLERSFEKDRETIGRQITEILDYPDPVWLLLNAEGTRFTEQKHEASVKFAQEKGMVPLKHHLIPRTKGFTASLPFLREKCPAVLDIQLAISKDSKVKPTIFNILNGKQIEAHMCVRRFPIAMIPTNEAEAADWVQDLFRDKDRMQDSFHRTGNFFTDSDVAERPKLQLHRRPTTLINTAFWVVATLTPMMYYLMKLLFSGEILYFSIGAGIIFAFYMLMVKAIGMSKISKASSYGAEKLKNGHSPSHEPSAPEAATETAKDK; this comes from the exons ATGGCAGGCTTTTTGTCGATGCTCAAGCAATCGACGCTTGTACACCTTTGCTTtgcaatttcatttttcacgtCCGGATTGATCATCAACACCGTACAGTGCGTCCTCTATCTTGGGCTGAAACCGTTCAACAAGCATCTTTACCGAACGATCGGTTACTATCTATGTTATTCGTTCTACTCCC AGCTCGTTTTTCTGGCCGACTGGTGGTCGGACACGAAGCTGAACGTTTACATTAGCGATGAGGACATGAAGTACTGCGGTTCCGAGCACGTTCTGCTCCTAATGAACCACACGTACGAGATCGACTGGCTGCTCGGGTGGATGTTCTGCGAGAAGGTGCGCGTACTCGGCAACTGTAAGGCTTACGCTAAGAAAGTCATCCAATACATCCCGACCATCGGTTGGGCGTGGAAGTTTGCCGAGTTTGTGTTTCTCGAGCGCTCGTTCGAGAAGGATCGTGAAACTATTGGTCGCCAGATTACCGAAATACTGGACTATCCGGATCCGGTGTGGTTGCTGCTGAATGCGGAAGGTACGCGTTTTACCGAGCAGAAGCATGAGGCGTCGGTCAAGTTCGCGCAGGAGAAGGGTATGGTACCGCTGAAGCATCATTTGATACCGCGTACGAAAGGTTTTACGGCCAGTTTGCCTTTCCTGCGGGAGAAGTGCCCGGCGGTGTTGGACATTCAGTTGGCGATTAGCAAAGATTCGAAG gtAAAACCAACCATTTTCAACATCCTGAACGGTAAGCAAATCGAGGCGCATATGTGTGTAAGACGCTTCCCCATCGCTATGATACCGACGAACGAGGCAGAAGCGGCCGACTGGGTGCAGGACCTGTTCCGCGACAAGGACCGGATGCAGGATAGCTTCCATCGTACGGGCAATTTCTTTACCGATTCCGATGTCGCCGAACGTCCCAAGTTGCAGCTACACCGTCGACCAACGACACTGATCAATACCGCGTTCTGGGTTGTCGCTACCCTGACGCCGATGATGTACTATCTGATGAAGTTGCTGTTCAGTGGCGAAATTTTGTACTTTTCGATCGGTGCAGGCATCATCTTTGCCT TTTACATGCTAATGGTGAAAGCGATCGGTATGTCGAAGATCAGCAAAGCCTCATCGTACGGCGCGGAAAAGCTAAAGAACGGCCACAGTCCCTCCCATGAACCATCGGCACCGGAAGCTGCTACCGAAACGGCGAAGGACAAGTAA
- the LOC126561318 gene encoding uncharacterized protein LOC126561318 produces the protein MPIQAPQWTEFLSCPVCCNEFAANLRPPISLGCGHTICRTCLATLHHRQCPFDQTVISTDLDYLPINNALLQLVSTPGASSSASYGTKGSAGGGGGGDGTNNATSNGGSASPGGGSSQGAVCGSNSSTSSASSSSSSSSSSSTSSTSSTTSSNDSTSSSGSVNASPTANNNAPNASASITDPDLNSTSVQSLSPENLQYYKTAKACIEELALYLKPCPPVSSGTSLAADRGGSSGIVSSSGPPSGASLLSRQMQRKLVILVNCQLIEDEGRARSLRAARSLGERTVMELILHHQNPQQLSTNLWAAVRARGCQFLGPAMQEEVLKLVLLALEDGSALSRKVLVMFVVQRLEPHFSQASKTSIGHVVQLLYRASCFKVSKREGDSSLMQLKEEFRTYEALRREHDAQIVQIATEAGLRIAPDQWSSLLYGDTAHKSHMQSINDKLQTPQSFVQSVQELIIALQRTGDPANLSGLRVQLKHLAAIDWNSENHVPSWAECAAALQAVKRVVAGLVDFVQHHGNRKLQEAGHLAHNRNYKISLCRDLNNRGTCPRGSNCTFAHSDEELEKYRTKLRKSHGSSATASLRIMPNGKDHHAGGVVGSMSVTGQGQSGGVSRARSAVDYHGHPGGSNGDGASGGSMHQSSSSSHGYHSSGEETSSPVRYQKTSSVGGGGSGREGSQQSHRMLDKNHVGSQGSGLGSGAVGGPGANGPAGGSHPSSFGGGGGSVSMNGGPRSIYPGSGPGNASSHYQHAGTGSGGSGMGYSSRGSSHHATGGPGGSSSSQGGAQQHNSPQAMRFRPPPHMGPGGANANGGGSYHPGPGGPGGSIPPHPNMHHERDGGSHLPAGYPQQLPGTQSAGGHMSGAHQIEPHLHHSPLANTMHHSPYFGSAGEYPEGKHGAEHGPIHGLPHHHGHNHVSQTRRPPNYAAAGWDNLASPPHHHLRGEQHHGISSGKLGPSSHQQQQQSGSFGMTGHAGQHPHPPSGAIPYGPAASPKNGHASSSTTPMGSKYMGGMPHQSGQQNYHHQKPAPQGRDYKEKHQSSRGSHPVPPPHGHGGLPTISSVGPPPPYPAGRNGPLPPPPPAPPYLSSPLPMTGPDAVGKSPPGQMPPPPHHNGYNGSQAGTYQHNLHQQQQPHNHHHHHHHAHHMHHGPGSVYQLQRQTAGEPSTYLPKMLFESLGTTGGGGNKKSYNQQLMNQHLNEIGMANPAAGAAAAAAAAGKDMFIRSDSLLADDDALLVAEQEFNNAAQYGPISRMNPIGTERIDLGLTPRSHPRHQQHHQRGGLWSTTSSSSLGDNPSPTGGGNGSSSASSPFYAGSGSSNTQPLIPSTIPQAQKHSMQQAGQPHLPYHAQQQPPLPPHPSSSGALEKMAPEPNNNSIDFDLLRVGDKKTLEYDSAITMADCCDTVPTSGSGSSGCVEQDFLLQSFVSPTGLAGSHYGHQQQAHFHTVMMMSTDRSGSPHQAQQHQLQHPQQQLLSKDRCNNGGGPAMSPACANDDLRKLNDMKSPQSSLSGIQSPAMIMSVTSESSVCTTPPNMSAGGPNGGTSMWNNLLDLSSFKPPSDAMNNPNTDPERSFTHAGRNNGNPSYQMTAFPSASSTFTRSSTEQYKLPKLLMDTATVGQQQQPSFLAQTGKSTVATAVVSDTLGDVARFHEMINTSQPASPSCLSDRVSSDDQRKLNAFKELNELRIQSGMLTSVTASSSPSVVSSTGGSDGAISLHVDQSATSLWNNLLDLPSLKPTPLSALSSGVGLEQATAGATDPLLTGSNSSSQLSALLNSSNGSSSEDSYEAGMADDIRELEMRLVSSVLQNDENGI, from the exons ACTGTTATATCGACTGATTTAGATTATCTACCGATAAATAATGCATTACTGCAGTTGGTCAGTACACCGGGAGCCTCGTCCTCGGCGTCGTACGGCACGAAAGGATcagcaggaggaggaggaggaggagatgGAACGAACAACGCTACCAGCAATGGTGGCAGCGCATCGCCTGGAGGAGGAAGCTCGCAGGGTGCTGTTTGTGGAAGCaatagcagcaccagcagcgcgagtagtagtagcagcagcagcagtagcagtagtaccAGTAGTACCAGCAGTACCACTAGTAGCAACGACTCAACTTCTTCCTCCGGTAGTGTAAATGCCTCGCCAACCGCCAATAATAATGCTCCCAATGCTTCCGCCAGCATTACCGATCCGGACCTCAACTCGACGAGCGTCCAGAGTCTCAGTCCCGAGAATCTGCAGTACTACAAAACGGCCAAGGCATGTATCGAAGAGCTGGCGCTCTACCTTAAACCCTGCCCACCAGTCAGTAGCGGTACATCGCTGGCAGCGGACCGTGGTGGTAGCAGCGGCATCGTCAGCTCGTCTGGACCACCGTCCGGGGCTAGCCTGTTGTCGCGGCAGATGCAGCGAAAGCTGGTGATACTGGTCAACTGTCAGCTGATCGAGGATGAGGGCAGGGCACGATCGCTCCGTGCCGCTCGCTCACTAGGCGAGCGCACGGTCATGGAGCTGATCCTGCACCATCAAAATCCGCAGCAGCTGAGCACGAACCTGTGGGCGGCCGTGCGGGCCCGCGGCTGTCAGTTTCTCGGTCCGGCCATGCAGGAAGAGGTGCTAAAGTTGGTGCTGCTAGCGCTCGAGGACGGTTCTGCCCTGTCGCGCAAGGTGCTGGTGATGTTCGTTGTGCAACGGCTTGAGCCACACTTTTCACAAGCGTCCAAAACGAGCATTGGGCACGTGGTGCAGCTGCTGTACCGTGCGAGCTGCTTCAAAGTGTCGAAACGGGAAGGAGACTCTTCGTTGATGCAGTTGAAGGAAGAGTTTCGTACGTACGAAGCGCTACGGCGTGAACACGATGCACAGATCGTGCAAATTGCGACTGAAGCAGGATTGCGAATCGCACCCGATCAGTGGTCCTCGCTGCTGTACGGTGATACGGCACACAAGTCGCATATGCAAAGCATCAACGACAAGCTGCAAACGCCACAATCGTTCGTGCAGTCGGTGCAAGAACTGATTATCGCCCTACAACGCACCGGTGATCCGGCCAATCTGTCCGGGCTGCGCGTGCAGTTGAAACACTTGGCGGCGATCGACTGGAACAGCGAGAATCATGTTCCCAGCTGGGCGGAATGTGCAGCGGCTCTGCAGGCGGTGAAACGTGTCGTGGCAGGACTGGTGGACTTTGTGCAGCATCATGGCAATCGAAAGCTGCAGGAGGCCGGCCATCTGGCGCACAATCGAAACTACAAGATCAGCTTGTGTCGGGATCTGAACAATCGGGGCACTTGTCCGCGTGGATCGAACTGTACCTTTGCACACTCGGACGAAGAATTGGAAAAGTACCGGACAAAGCTGCGGAAGAGTCATGGGAGTAGTGCAACGGCAAGTTTGCGTATAATGCCAAATGGTAAAGATCATCATGCGGGAGGAGTAGTCGGTAGTATGAGTGTGACAGGGCAGGGCCAGTCAGGAGGTGTGAGTCGAGCGCGGTCGGCTGTGGACTACCATGGACATCCAGGTGGTAGTAATGGTGATGGTGCGAGCGGTGGTAGTATGCACCAAAGTTCGTCCTCATCGCACGGTTACCATTCATCCGGAGAGGAAACATCGTCCCCGGTACGTTATCAAAAGACATCTTCCGTTGGTGGAGGAGGAAGTGGACGAGAAGGAAGCCAACAAAGCCATCGAATGCTCGATAAGAATCACGTGGGAAGTCAGGGCAGTGGGTTGGGTTCCGGAGCAGTCGGAGGACCCGGTGCTAATGGACCAGCAGGAGGTTCTCATCCATCGTCgtttggtggtggaggaggatcAGTGTCGATGAATGGAGGTCCCCGTAGCATTTACCCTGGAAGTGGTCCAGGAAATGCATCGAGTCATTATCAACACGCAGGTACTGGAAGTGGCGGTAGTGGAATGGGCTATTCAAGCCGCGGCTCTTCGCATCATGCAACAGGTGGACCTGGTGGAAGTTCGTCTTCACAAGGTGGTGCTCAGCAGCACAATTCACCGCAAGCGATGAGGTTCCGTCCCCCTCCACACATGGGTCCGGGTGGGGCGAATGCCAACGGTGGGGGAAGTTATCACCCTGGTCCTGGAGGTCCCGGTGGTTCCATCCCACCGCATCCCAATATGCATCATGAGAGGGACGGAGGTAGCCATCTTCCAGCCGGCTACCCTCAACAACTTCCTGGCACACAATCAGCAGGAGGTCATATGTCGGGAGCACACCAGATCGAACCACATCTTCATCACAGTCCGCTAGCAAACACAATGCATCATTCACCGTACTTTGGTAGTGCTGGTGAATATCCCGAAGGGAAGCATGGTGCAGAACATGGACCAATTCACGGTCTCCCTCATCACCATGGCCATAATCATGTTTCACAAACGCGACGACCTCCGAACTACGCCGCCGCCGGTTGGGATAATCTTGCTAGTCCTCCACATCATCATCTGAGGGGTGAACAACATCATGGAATATCATCCGGCAAGCTGGGACCGTCTagccatcagcaacaacagcagagcGGTAGTTTTGGAATGACGGGCCATGCAGGACAACATCCACATCCACCGTCTGGTGCCATACCTTACGGTCCGGCAGCAAGCCCTAAGAATGGACACGCTAGCAGCTCAACCACGCCAATGGGATCGAAATACATGGGAGGAATGCCTCATCAATCAGGACAACAAAACTACCATCACCAAAAACCTGCACCTCAGGGACGTGACTACAAGGAAAAGCACCAAAGTAGTCGAGGATCGCATCCAGTACCACCACCGCACGGACACGGTGGACTCCCAACGATATCTTCCGTCGGACCGCCGCCACCATATCCTGCCGGACGTAATGGACCGcttccaccaccgccaccagcaccaccgtaTCTATCTTCCCCGTTACCGATGACTGGACCGGACGCCGTGGGCAAGAGTCCTCCGGGCCaaatgccaccaccaccacatcacAACGGTTACAATGGGTCACAGGCGGGCACCTATCAGCATAATctacaccaacaacagcagcctcataatcatcatcatcatcatcatcatgcgcATCATATGCACCACGGTCCTGGGTCTGTGTATCAACTGCAGCGACAAACAGCTGGCGAACCATCAACGTATCTGCCCAAGATGCTGTTCGAATCGCTCGGAACGACTGGGGGagggggaaacaaaaaatcctacaaCCAGCAGTTGATGAACCAACATCTGAACGAAATTGGAATGGCGAATCCGgcagctggtgctgctgctgctgctgctgctgccggcaAGGACATGTTTATCCGATCCGACTCGTTGCTAGCAGACGACGATGCGCTTCTGGTGGCCGAGCAAGAGTTTAACAATGCAGCTCAGTATGGGCCTATCTCGCGCATGAACCCGATCGGTACGGAGCGTATCGATCTGGGCCTGACACCGCGCAGTCATCCGagacatcagcagcatcatcagcggGGTGGTCTATGGTCCACTACGTCTTCTTCCTCGCTCGGGGACAATCCGTCACCGACGGGTGGTGGAAACGGTAGTTCTTCCGCCAGTTCTCCATTCTATGCAGGTAGTGGTAGCAGCAACACACAGCCACTGATTCCGTCAACGATTCCGCAAGCCCAAAAGCACTCGATGCAGCAAGCGGGGCAGCCTCATCTTCCATATCatgcacagcagcagccaccatTGCCAcctcatccatcatcatctggTGCGCTTGAGAAGATGGCACCGGAACCGAACAATAACTCGATCGATTTTGATCTGCTGCGCGTTGGCGATAAGAAGACGCTAGAGTACGATTCAGCGATAACGATGGCCGATTGTTGCGATACCGTACCAACCTCGGGCAGTGGTAGCAGCGGGTGTGTGGAGCAGGATTTCTTGCTTCAATCGTTTGTTTCACCGACAGGACTAGCCGGTTCACATTACGGACATCAGCAGCAAGCACATTTCCATACGGTAATGATGATGTCAACGGATAGGAGTGGGTCACCGCACCAagcacagcagcatcagctgcAACACCCGCAGCAACAGCTTTTATCGAAAGACCGATGTAATAATGGTGGAGGTCCTGCAATGTCACCCGCCTGTGCCAATGATGATCTTCGTAAACTGAACGATATGAAG AGTCCACAATCATCGCTTTCGGGCATTCAGTCACCGGCTATGATTATGTCGGTAACATCTGAATCTTCCGTTTGCACGACACCACCGAACATGTCCGCCGGTGGTCCGAACGGTGGTACATCCATGTGGAACAATTTGCTGGACCTGTCCAGCTTCAAACCACCATCCGATGCGATGAACAATCCAAACACAGATCCGGAGCGAAGCTTTACCCACGCTGGACGTAACAATGGTAATCCCAGTTATCAGATGACAGCGTTTCCTTCAGCATCTTCCACCTTCACACGCTCCTCTACGGAGCAGTACAAGCTCCCGAAACTATTAATGGATACCGCGACGGtaggtcagcagcagcaaccaagTTTTCTAGCCCAAACAGGTAAAAGCACTGTCGCAACAGCAGTGGTAAGCGATACGCTTGGTGATGTAGCCCGTTTTCATGAGATGATCAACACTAGCCAACCGGCATCACCGAGCTGTTTGAGCGATCGTGTCAGCAGCGATGATCAGCGCAAACTAAACGCGTTTAAGGAACTGAACGAGCTAAGG ATTCAATCGGGAATGCTCACTTCCGTGACGGCTTCCTCGTCTCCATCGGTTGTATCATCTACCGGCGGTTCCGATGGTGCCATCTCGCTTCACGTCGACCAATCGGCAACATCCCTGTGGAACAATCTGCTCGATCTACCCAGTCTCAAGCCTACCCCACTGTCAGCATTATCATCCGGGGTTGGTTTGGAACAGGCAACAGCTGGGGCAACTGATCCACTGCTCACCGGTAGCAATTCCTCCAGCCAGCTCAGTGCGCTGTTGAATAGCAGcaatggcagcagcagcgaggatTCGTACGAAGCGGGTATGGCGGACGATATCCGTGAGCTTGAAATGCGGCTCGTATCGTCGGTGCTACAGAACGACGAGAATGGAATATAA